Below is a window of Polyodon spathula isolate WHYD16114869_AA chromosome 42, ASM1765450v1, whole genome shotgun sequence DNA.
gaagactcgtgaAATCAGTTGTAGACTTGAGTTGATGAGCAGTAATTACACTGTACGAATTAAAAAGGGTGTACCGCTTTTGAtgcgaaaaatgagaaaaagcaagctacttataaaaaaatatttacgatatattcataagtgaaatatatatatactgggctGCAGTCAGACGACAAGCAAACAgatataaaacaattacacatctCTCATTCAGAAACTGTAAGCAGCTCTGAATATCATATAACGCCCTAAACGTTTCTGTTTTCTTCACTTACTTCAGCAGCTCGATCCTGGCTATTGGTGTCTGTGTTGGCATAACTCTTTGCAATAAGGTAGTCCCTAGCACTTCAATGTTGGTTTATGAGCAAACTGCGCCTAACAAAAAATACAGTCGCCAAAAATATTTAAGTCGCATTGGCGACTATTTTAGTCAGTCTGAAACCTTGTATACACACCGTGGCTAACCAAGCttgcagtgaaactgctgtgcaataggagtcctatttccatccctgaaattaAGCGCATTTCATTCTCTTGCACTCTCTATATGACAGAAAGACAGTGCGAGAGAACATATCAATTATGAAACCACTTCATTCAAGCAGCACTCTGAACTACAAGGATATATGCTGTGATCTGGTATCAACACAAACAATACAGACCTCCATCAAGACATAATGTGTGAAGAAAGCATGATTCCTCGATTCCCAGTGAGCTCCTAATCATCACTAGAGTCCAGTCTCCCCTCGCTAGTATGGAAACCCGACTCTTGGATTTCACGCAGCCGGTCGGCTCACCTTTGAGAAAGTGCTGCGCTCCGTCCAGGCACTCCGGAGACAGCTCATTATCCCCGAAGGACCCCAGCAGTTCGCTCACGATGATGTCAGCCTTCTCGGGCGCTGCCCACTCTCGCATGTCACATGACACCACGGTCACCTGGTCACCCCACTCCTCGAAGCGCCAGTTCTccagcctgagagagagagagattgaatgAGCGTAATCAAACCTGTAATTTGGAGTCGGTTGGCAGGATAGACACACATACTCTGACGTACAAAAAGACACCCAGACTCACGTGATGACAGCGTTGGGGTTCTTCTCCACGGCATACACTCGGATGCGTCGCTCTGCCTGCTTGGCGGCCCGGAGAGAAGCATTGACCAGAGGACCCCGACCAGCCCCCAGAACCATCAGCACCCTGGAAGGAAGGAGACGGAGAGAGACACGTATATACATAGTGTATTGCAGTATACTGCAAATACTCAGctactgtgtttattatagtCTGTGTAGCTCTGACAAtaagctcaggagctgctcttcagttcgaGCTGCCTGCCACAGAGATATGTGTTGTAAGATGTATATTGCAACTGTATGCTTGTTAATGAATCAATCTAGCAATACAAGGGAAGAGACGGATTCTCTTACTGTGTGTTGGTGTCTTTCTGTTCATCTGGGACCCTGTCAAGCAGGCATCTGTAGACTGCCTGAGAAAAAAGAGGGGAAGGTACAGAAAGAAGAACGAAAAAGGAAAGGATAAAGCGAgacaaaaggaaaatgaaaacaagttGTCACTAGAACTGAAaatagttctattttttttttttttttttttttttttttttttaactggtccATGCTGGTTTCTCACCTGCTGGTACTGGGAGTATTTGATGGGATCCTTTTCAAAGACTTCGTATGTCTGAGACTCCAGGTTATCCATTAGAGGCtgagacagtgagagacagggagagacaaTCAGCAACAAGTACAGAACTAAGGTGTAAAATAGGGAcatattttgggggggggtgatatTCTAAACAAACAGCCAGTAATAAAGCCAGAATTCCTGTACATCTCATCCTGAgcacagatgtcatcctgtgAATCAAACACCACCCCTGACTCGTGTTCAAAAatcaatacaacacacacacacacacacacctggtaccttttgtaaaatggatcacAGTATTAACTTGGCTCTTGCTACAAATAATGATATTAATGTAAAAAGATGAAGGCGATACCTTTTACTGGACCTCTTGAAAGCCTgtgattaattaattgtttagttagCCCAATAAAAGAGATCACATCTCCTCTTTATCACATCTGGACTGATAAGACTCATTTCATCTgtcaattatttgtttatttagcaaacgcctttatctaaggtgacttagagactagggtgggtgagctatgcatcagctgcagagtctcttacaacaacatctcatccgaaagacggagaacaaggaggttcagtgacttgctcggggtcacacacagcgagtcagtggctgagctgggatttgaaccggggacctcctggttacaagcctgtttctttaaccactggaccacacagagtTGTGCTGACCTGTAGTGGAGACTGCAGGTAGTCCTCGTAGCCCTTAGCGAAGACCTCATAGGAGTTGGGGGCGGGGCGGTTCTCACTGAGGTACTGAAGGTACTGCAGGTAGGAGCGGAACTCCTTATCAGAGTGACGGTTCGAACCGGTGAAAATAAACTGAGCGTCCAactggagagaaagagagactgtGAGAGAGACTGACGCACACTGACAGACTATCAGAACGACGGTTCGAGCCTGTGAAGAGGCACAGAGCCTCCaacgagagcaagagagagagagagagagagagacacacacacacatgcaaactgaGATACACCAAGTGGCCTAAGGTTTCAGCTGCAACTAGAAAGGCAAGAAAGTGCCACCCACAGACACGTGTGAAAATTGAAGTGTATACACACAGTAATGACGgtcatccagaacttcaaaatcAGACACTCTGCACAGGTAAAAACTACAAGACAGAGACACTTCCAACATCTCCCAGTTTCTGATTGAAGTTCTGGGCGAATTCATTTGCATACCTTGAACAGCCTGAATATGATTCGCTGGTGCAGCTTGGACAGCACTGGGAAGCCCTTCTTATTGGTCAGGAAGATGCTGGTGGGCAGGATGGCCGCTTTGATTGGCTCTCCCAGCCACTTGTCAATCACAGCTTCAGAGGGGAGATCCGCACCAATCTCGATCGCTGGGGAAAATTCAATGCAACAaacgataaaaataaataaaaaaaatggatcacAATACACTATTTACTACGTGATTGTAGCAGACAAAACTCCATAAACATTGCCTGCTGAGCACTTCCATTCGACACACAGATGAAAGCTAGCAAACATGGTACTACACTTAGTCCTTTGCTTGCACAAGCCGTGCTTTCAGACAGCGTTGCACTTCTGGAATTATCCCTACCCCTTCAATCTTTCCTTTCAATAGCCAACCATTCTGCTCCCCCTCGTGACTGGCTTTCCTGCCAGTGACCCAGACAGCTATTCTAAAATGAGAGCTCTGTGCTAGCCTGCACATTTGCAGCCCTATATAATGAACTGAAGTGCGCAATAGGCAAGCTTACTGGAGACTACTGAAGCTACATATAttacaaaagaaacataataTAATCTATGGCAAACATCTCGACTAGAAGTCTGTcaatattttcaaacatttaaatatatttttttctatttctaaaaCTCAGCAGTATTGAGAACTTAGTTGTTATCGATGACACAtctatattcattattattaccCAAACAGGTGCGTTTGTTGTAATCACACAGAGTCCGAAAGGAAtgccacctgaaaaaaaaataaaaattgttaaatgtGTGCTATAAATCGACGTGCTTCTTTGCACAAACTGGCTTGTCTATAAAAACACTTTGGCTGGCCTGTGACATACGTCTCTGTGCTTTTACCGGGGGGGCGGAgaccaaagcagtacacttttagAAGGGGCCGGTTCGTCCTCTCTGTCCTTTACTACACCCGCGTACTGTGATGTCACAGTGATGTCAAGCTCACCACAGCCAGGTCCTTTCATCTTCAGTTCCGTCGTCCTTGCGGTTGATTGGCTCGTTCTCGATGATGTCATCGCGCACGTCTTCTGCCGCCATCAGTGGAACGCTGAtccaaaactgaaattaaaataaataaaaatcacaacatAAAATATCCTTCACACAAACTCACCCCCAGtctcaaagtaacagagcaagttaacagcgttgtgctagaattacaaacaCCTTCAACCGAGTTACGCCTTCCGATGTTTGCCAGTTATTTTCCAAAGATGGCAAGAAAATAggaaagaaagtaatgtttgggatactccggtAACACAATTAATTtgcgtgaccatttaatgagatgcagAGGTCGCACTAGgctttaaaaacatgcatttttaaaaaacataccaTCTCAAAATCAGCGTTTTCAACCATAAACATcctgaaaattgtaatgtcggacctggttcggcactggactgcaaagggttaagtcccagtcccagtctctctctctcagtctctctccccccccccccacaaggcTCCTCCCAGTTACCATGGATGAATGGTGGCCAGTGTGAATGTGGTTCAACAGTATCCTGGCCAGGTTTGCATTGTTTTCCTGTCGCAGCGGGATCATGAAGGCTGGCAGACCGAGATAGGCAGCGAAGTTCAGCTCCTGGACTAGAGCCTGTCAACACAGAGAGTGAGGGAGAAAGGTTAGGGGTTCCCCAAGGACCTTAAAGTGACTGCCGCAGACAGAATAAACACTGTGACTTTTAAACTCTGCCAGCCCACACTTTTATACAATACTGAGTTACCACTGTTGTGTAAATCTGCCGAACCCTGTACTGAGCTGCTTCGAGctcgtctggagaatcctaaatgccgggCACCGAACCAGCTCCGCCTACTCTACATGCATATAGACAGAGATTAGAGCAGaggtgaaaggtcacattgtcatgAGTTGAATGGAATCACGATGGTTGTTCAGCACCCGGCACTTGGGATTCTCCAGGCGAGCTGTCAGGTAAACGCAGTCTGGCGGGGCGGGGAGGAGGGAGGAGTGACTAATGGAAACAATTGATGAGTGGGGAGGCAGAAAGAATTAAATAAATGGTGCTTTT
It encodes the following:
- the prmt5 gene encoding protein arginine N-methyltransferase 5, yielding MASSGSRVSSGRDLSSVPEVGDTLGAIARLGFDFLCMPIFHPRFGREFCDEPARSRPGAHARSDLLLSGRDWNTLIVGKLSHWIQADSEVKTIRKNSEAALVQELNFAAYLGLPAFMIPLRQENNANLARILLNHIHTGHHSSMFWISVPLMAAEDVRDDIIENEPINRKDDGTEDERTWLWWHSFRTLCDYNKRTCLAIEIGADLPSEAVIDKWLGEPIKAAILPTSIFLTNKKGFPVLSKLHQRIIFRLFKLDAQFIFTGSNRHSDKEFRSYLQYLQYLSENRPAPNSYEVFAKGYEDYLQSPLQPLMDNLESQTYEVFEKDPIKYSQYQQAVYRCLLDRVPDEQKDTNTQVLMVLGAGRGPLVNASLRAAKQAERRIRVYAVEKNPNAVITLENWRFEEWGDQVTVVSCDMREWAAPEKADIIVSELLGSFGDNELSPECLDGAQHFLKADGVSIPCDYTSYLAPISSSKLYNEVRMCREKDRDPEAQFEMPYVVRLHNFHQLAEPQACFTFRHPNPDPVIDNNRYCSLRFSVQCNTVLHGFAGYFETNLYKDVTLSIRPQTHSPGMFSWFPILFPLKQPVLLARESEVCVRFWRCNNGKKVWYEWAVTEPVCSAIHNPAGRSYTIGL